The Papaver somniferum cultivar HN1 chromosome 6, ASM357369v1, whole genome shotgun sequence genome segment cttgaaaatggctttgatgctaatagtgtgtgaaaacggctattgtcattatagaaaatgattgaaataaagagttgatgatgtaaccatctttggatataagcatatatagtgtgttcgcatattagtgtataaatccataaaccgggaaccaagagtatggatatgtgtgtatatgaaattggtgaaggagacaagataagtatgcgtacgggtacgcatactggcggaagttttcgaaccgaaaatatctgctgagtttgggaattacaaactcgtAAACTAGTCacattaagtatgcgtacccgtacgcatactggcggaagttttcgaaccgaaaatttctgctgaatttggaaacttaacaaacttaaaatctggttgcttaagtacgcatacttaagctggttactttgtcaaatcgatcagttcatgaacttaaacatttaaatcataaggaatgcgatctttgcaaaccgtggctataatgttcatgattgattcaagtgaatcagaccgatttggtttcaattgtgttttctatacaattgaacaactctttaactagtttcatttgagtcatttgaactagttttggttaagatgaataaggttaatataaGATTAATCATATAGcaaacctcggttaactatttgtgaaccaacctggtgtacgcgtttaggtacggttacataaacctaaatgatggtacattttatttatgtgtaacaagctaagttcgatctaacagttgaaacatattatcttggttgaatcaggtttttcatctaacggtgaatattgaatgctttgttaccaaggtaacttggattgcaaaccctgatttgaaaaaatatataaaggagaactctagcaactgggagacctaatccccacacctcatgtgtgttactagttgcataactagagttgagtctcctttaaccttaggtttcttctcgagaccctctaggttaacgacttggatacttcattgggattgtgaagccagaccccaactattatctttttagttgcgtgatctgatcttattgtttctatcgtgttgagtgcaatttaaataattggctcgagattttatatctccgataggcaagatagaaaagtaatcacaaacaaacttcgtctcatcgtttgtgattccacaataacttgtttcgctagtcgattaagtttattttgaggtgattgataattctaggctattcttcgggaatataagtctgggttattaattggttcctattcaccttgatttatcaaaagacggactcttggatatttctgcgggagacagatttattcaatcctatagacttttctgtgtgagacaaatttgtctatcaagtcttcgactttgggtcgtagcaactcttggttgtgggtgagatcagctaagggatcaagtacctagtatcctgctgggatcagagacgtaaggagcgaaattgtaccttgaatcaatgtgagattgattaaggttcaactacagtacagtctgaagttaattggtagtaggctagtgtctgtagcggcttaatacagtgtggtgttcaatctggactaggtctcgggttttttctgtatttgttgtttcctcgttaacaaaattctggtgtatgtgttatttcttttccgcattatattttgtcatataattgaaatatcacaggttgtgcgttaagatcaatcaattaaaatatccaaccttgagttgttgatttacattgattgacacttgaacattggtctttggtaccgttcaagttactcctatattcaatcgggctcgcagatttctatttgctgattgaaaattgagttaagagttaaagatattaaactctttgatatactatattctagattgagtctgactgtctagttgattctctagaaagtgtattggagtaagtcctctcagattgccaaacgaattgttggttgtggttgttagaccccctcattTTCACTCTTTCCCATTTAGTACCCAAAAACAGGAGCACCATAATCTCTGCTTCATATGAATCATCAAGAACATCTTCattcttttcttatttgtttcaCAATATCAGAAACCTTACAGAAATAATTCAACTCTATCTGCATCTTCTCCAAAGACTCAAACCATCCATTCTCAGCACCATTTTCTTAATCATCTCACTTCTCGATGAAACTCATCTCAAAACCACCTCTAGATACTGACATAGTCTCAGGTCACTTCTGATATGTTCTTGTGAACTATATGATCCATAGATAGATGGACAATAATTCAGTTTCTTCATGTTTGGCAGCCACAAAATCCTGTCCAAGACTCACTCACTCACCACTGCTTAGAGCCATGACAAGACTAACAATTCTTGATAGTGAATAAGCCATTCAGGCATCTGAACAAACACCTGATGTGCATTTTTGTATTCACACAGATCACGTAGTTGTTGTTTCTCTCAAAACCCATTAATATCATTCCCTGCAATTGCAATCATACGATCCCTTCAATCATTCTTAAATTTTTTTGAAACAACTCAGCATCAACATCTTTTCCAATGAATCAGCATCTTCAAGAGCAACCACTCCTGTCTTCCCTGTTTGATCACCACAAAATCACTAGCCAAACTCCAACCTTGCACACACTTACCTTCTACGAacccattttattttccatcatcttctCACGAAACAACATCAACATTTATCTGTTCTTATTTCCAACTAACTTCAATCCATCAGCAAAACCCTTTAGTCTTATTTTATTAATCCATTCACTAACAGAACAGATCCGAATACATCCCCAGTTCTATTTGTTACTGCTCCATCTCTTCCCTCCATTTTTTCTCTCGGTTCCAAAGTCTCTGTCAAAATATCCATGGACCCGAACACTAACCCAAAACCCATATTTTGTTACTGACACACGACGGAAAGGGTATTTTCGTAATGTCAGCCCCTCCACAATATCCCGGTATATGAGATTTTGACCAGTCTCCACGAAATATTGACTGAGATAACGGatttggatggaatccgtttaattTTCCTAaatttgtaagaaataaaaaaaagtggTCTAGATTTAAAAACCATGTCCCAGAACAGACCTATCTTTGTATATAttccaagaatttttttttgtttagattAAAGATCTTTTGTGCCTCATTTTCCTTgatttttcctaaaattataCTTCACTGGGATTTGACTGAGTCTGTAATTTCCTTGGAAGTATCTGAATTGGATATTGTTGCTTTTGGTGTTGCTGGCTTTTGAATGATTTTTGACCAAGAACTGAGTAGTTACCTCTGGAACATACCTATTTTCACCATTGATATATTTCACCACACTTTTCCTTATAGCATTATCTTCAACAATCTAAAGTACTTTTGCAAGATCTAGAGATTCTAAATATCCATTTTCATTTTTAACATTTCCTTCATCAATCAAATTCTCATTATCATCATTAAGGAACCAAACCTACCAGAGTTAATAGGTATTCTACCATTTGTACTATGAATAATTTATGTAGGTAAATAAATTTGGGTTACAGGtgtttcacaaatatcaaattTCCCCAACAATaccttggaagaagaattaccaCTATGCATATCCTTTATAAAAGAAATTTCCACATCTTGCGTGATATTAGtttctttattttgatttttttccacTAAACATTCAAGTTGCAAGTGACCAATGATTTTACACTTACATCATGTTTGGTTCAAGCAATTAAATTCTTGGTAATCCAATTCGGGGGGAATGTGACCAATTCCATGAACCAAACAACAAAAAACTGTATGTAATTAAGAATTTTGATTCATATGAATCCAGTTCCCTCTGAATTGATAAGTTTCCATTGTATTGGTTTAACAGTGCAGTGGAATTGGATTCCATGGTGAAAACAAAAGTATCTGAATTACCTCAACCAAACACttatttttttggatttgaaaCAATTCCTAGAATTGGAAtaccccataattgaattcctaggaatccaattcttcCAACCAAACGAGGTGTTATTGCAAAATTTAGGTAATTTGGTAAGAGTAATACCTTGTAGGAAACCACCATACTTGGTTTTAATCCAAAGTTTACTTGGAATATCCTTTGCTAGATCAATGTCAATTAAAACTTTCGCGTAATAACCACTTTCATAAGTCGGAGTATCTTCATTAACTTTAGTCGGATTTACAATAGTCTTAATGACAGTGAACAAAGTTTTGTCATCCCAGTTCTCCAAACTGAGACCTGGAAAAAGAGCCTAAATCATAGCAGAAGATATTTTCTGATTCTTTGTCTGAAAGTTTGGAATCTAATTTCTGATTCTTAAAGTTTGATCTAGAACTTCCCATTTTCGAGATCGAATATATTGCTTATCCTCTTCATTCTCCAATTTGATTGTGAAATAATATTTTCCTAATGGTATCAGTTTACATTGACCCACAAGTTTCCATTGATTCATAAGATTACTAAAGCATCCACAAATTTGATTCAAAGAAAATCAAGACGAGGGAAAACCTCTACGAATCATATCTAGCATCAACAAAATCATCAATAAGATCGACGGATGGACTCACTTCAGAAGAACTAATCATATCTACAACCGATGAAACCATACCTGGTTCATAGTTTTTTTCTCCTTTCCGTAAACTCAATTTTCAGACAAAAACACTAACTTACTCCCAATCATTGATAGATGTATTAAATGAACACCCGATCTATCAATAAATCTTTGCGAACAACTAGAATTACCCAGAAAACGATGAAGAATTAATGATGTAAACTATTGAgcagtcatctcaccccaattgacattccttgcagatttatAAAAGTTGGAAGTGGAACTATTGGATTGCTTGAAATGCAATTTGAAATAATGTGTTTGGTTGAAAACGTTGTTATGGATAATCAATGGATTTATATGCTACAGTTCATGTCATATAAATTTTCAATTATGTTTGGTATAAAAGTGAAATAGTAACCACAAAaatatgcataagtctctttctGACCCGTAACGCCTTGAGTTCGGATGTCCATGCAAGTTTGACCCAGGTCCGGAACTCAGAGGGTTATACCATAAGGATGAAAGTATATGAAACTGCATAATCTGAGGTGCTTATGAAGTACCGAACCTAAATAAAAGATGCTTCTTCTGATCTCGAGACAGTTTTTAATAAACAAACTGGGTGAAGCCACGACACCATGATGTGAAAACGTAAAATAAAGAGTCGTTGTTGCACATGCTTGACACACCAACTCAGAATTTAATGCCACCATCTAACTCCACGTACCACGTGGCGAGCTCCCAACGGACCAACGAAAATCCAAGAAAGGCATAAGTAACTCTTTGCGGTGCCCGGTACCCGATATAAGCGATAACATGAATAATTGGAGGGCCCCAGTTGCGATTCTATAAATAGGAAACTCGATATTAGAAAAAGCGGTTGGCGATTTAGAAAAAGAGAATTTAAAATAGAGTGAGGAATCTTATAACTTAAGTGTATTCCTAAACTCACCAAAAGTAACATAATCCTTGTAACATATTTGATTAAATAATAATAACTCAAACTCAGTACTCCGCAAACGTAAGCTTTGCCGAACCACGTTGAATCATTTGCGTCATTTATGTTTGTGCATTTCTtaccattttatttttatttatatttcttTAGTTTAGAATTATCGATTAATTTAAAATATCGATCAGCAAATACACTTGTGCGTACTGCAAACTTTAGCCAGATCGAATTTTTAGCGGTTTTAGTTTGAAAGTCCTTCGTTGGACATAAAGAGAATTCGTTTGCAAGCAATAAATCGAGATTATTTTATGCCACTATATGCACATTTTGGATCATAAGGGACATTTTAGGTCGTATAACATATTTTGGAGTCATAATGTTAGATCTAAAATCGTATTGCATATTTGGACTCATCGAGCAGATTTGGAGTCTGAATCAAATATTTTGAATCACTAGACAAATTTTGGGTTATATTGACATATTTTGAATTAATTAAGGTAccaattttgagttacaatataGATATTTGGGTTAAGAGGAAAAATCTTGGATCATAGGCATGTTTTGGATAAACAAAGTTAATGTTTTTTTATCAACGATATAAATTTTAAGTTATTAAGTATATATGGTATTTCAAACAAGCCTCATGGatcacttaataaattttgagtgACACTGTAGATTTTGGGTCACATTGTAGATTTTTGGGTTATATGGCGCAGTTTGAGTCACCAAGCGACACAAATTTTGAATTATTTGTTCGTTTTCTTGTATCATCCGCACATTTTTGGAGGTAGGATGTTGATCTTGGGGTTATCAGGATTTAGCCTTATTCTGGGGTTACAACAATAAATTTTGCCTATTAATATGACATATTTCGAGTAACATATGGCAAGTCTTAAGCCAGAAGTAGACTTTGACTTGGGATGTGAATTTAAAAGTTGTAGTGAATAGTTTTTTCACGAGCCATGAAGCAAATTTTAGGGTAGAAATTTAATATTTTAGTGGTACTTTAGCCACATGACAACTTTTAAATCATAGTGTCTAATTTTTAAGAGCCTATCCACTCACATTTTATTCTCGTACAATCTCACGATTTAGATgttatattttttaaataaaacctaAACTATAACGGAATTGAAGCTAGTAATTTAAAGATAATGTTCCTCTTATAGTAACTAAGATCTATCTTGTTCAGATGTTGGTTATGATGCAGATTTTGGATCATGTGACATAGTTTGAGTCACCAAGCACATTACAAGTAACAAATTTGGAATCGCCCAAGGGTTTCTGGTTCATTTGTTTGTTTTTGGATTATCTCCGCATATTTTGAGTTAGAATGTTGATTTTGGGGATTATCAAGATCCAGGCACTTTCTACGAACACTAAATATTGGTTCATGATATGACATGTTTTGAGTAATGAGGTAACTCTTAAGCCAGAAATAGATTTTGGCTTGTAATGTAAATTCAAATTGCAGTGAATAGTTTTGGTAGCTGGCCATGAGCAGATTTAAGGGTCAAAATTTCAGATTTCAATAGTACTTTATGCCGCATGACAAAATTTTAATCATTGTAACAAATTTTGGTCACTTAAAAATTTTCATATAAAATGTCCAATTTGGTATTACACTCAAAAATTGTATCAATTTTTGTTTACTAAAGCAGTTGCATTAAGGTGCAAATGTTACGCTTCCCAAGAAATTTGGGAAAATTAAACTGTTGGTATGTTTTCTTGAAAATAATTATCGGTCTTAAGGAAAATAAGCACATTCACAATTCTATTTGAAGAAAGGATGATATTATTGTAGTACAATGGCGAAATCATTTGATGACGATATCAATGAGCTCGAAATCTTTCAGCTCCAAAATCATTTGATGACGATAACAAAAGAAAATGCTACAGCTGTGACAAATAACTTGAGACAAGTCTGGAACATCATTCCCATTTTTACCTCACTACCgagcccaaaaataaatccttCTCCACTATCTAGATCGTGACACACTTATCCCATAATTATCCTAGCGGCAATTATCCCGCTATAATTGGGCCGACTGACCGGAAGGCCCGAAGGGCCTGAAGGGAGGGAGTCTATTTTATGacaacttttttgtaaaatgaaacctaacacaaatgtttgatttgataaaaaaaatggatttggTGAGGCTTTTTGTGGTGAagttttttcacataattccctATGTATCATATTTTTCCTTATGTATTCTATTTTTTCAGAggtataattggaaagcaaactttaatataacatatctaaaaatccgtgccttggaattttacaaattttatgtcgttggaaaggttataaaaaaatctacgcaacgagtataaacaacaatatcaactttagaatttttacgaaaaattcggaggtatttaccattttaggcacaattttaaaaaaatatgtgTATCTACTCCCTCTGCTCCtaattggttttgtttttagagaaaattaaggaaattaagacaactaatcattgaaagtggtcctcatgacacttgtcaataaacgaagtgaagtgaaatggtccccatgacacttgtcatcaaaaaaaataaagtgaaatggtccacatgacatttgtcatcaaaagaagttaaaagaaaagtggtcccaaaaaactaAAGTAATACTCCATCCCTTTCTAAAAGATaggcttgtttggttttcacaaaagttaagaaaactaatcattggagccacatttccatgttttttcctaatctatcatttggtccccactcatttgttattagagaaagaggagagagaagtggtccccttTTTGTATTAGGAGAGAAAATGGAGAGAGAGAAATGGTCCCTCTATGGGTATaatagtaaaatcataacatttgactttccacatatgaaaacaagcctatttttttgacataccaaaaaaaagaaacctgcctattttttagaaacggggGGAGTATTTGACtttccaattaggaaaccagcctatttttttgaaacatctatttatagaaaccaaCATATATTatttaggaacggagggagtattatgcaaaccaccataaaggatatataatactttatgtagccatattttgatTTATGCATAAACCaatttccgttgcaactaatgaAATGACGTGCTCCATCCATCTAAAAAAAGTGTTATTTTTACTTTAGGCACGattctcgaaaattgaatatatagCCATTATGTAAACCACCAAAAAgaatgcataacacatcatgcaaccatattttggtttatggatcgactaattttccgtttcaggaaaagtgatactatcactccgtttcaggaaaaatgatacttttgctCCGTTTTTGAAACGgaacgaaagtatcatttttcctgaaacggagtgaaagtatcactttttctgaaacgggacgagagtatcactttttctgaaacggagcgaaagtatcatttttctgaaacggggcgaagtatcacttttttgaaacatagcgaaagttcactttttctgaaactgagcgaaagtatcactttttttgaaacaagacgaaagtatcactttttctgaaactgaACGGAAATAGTCGCAGACCAACCCCaacttcagattcttcttcggtcggccctcccaccgTGGAAACGGTTATACTAGTaaaagcaagtcttatggtggaagagttccatcttccacgccacctcagcattaaGAATAACACAAAACGCTATTAAGATTAGCGCTTTATTATCAGCTGTTAGATTTTCAATAGCTGGATTTAAATCTACGGAAGCTATTAAGCTTGACATTCTATGATTTTTCCACACATGAAAATGGTTTGGATTCTACCACAAGACTTGCACATAGACGGGAAAGAAACTCATAAGTTCATGCCTGCAgcgagaaaagaaaaataatagtgGCAGATAATAAATCAGTGTGCTATTGAAAATGAAATTCAACAAAAGCAGTACTGTTAGCTCAATGTCGACcgcagaaaaataaaataaaatacaaaagggTCCATATAAACAGGTGTTAAAAGAGTAGTGGTACTAAAAAACACTAAACCAATGAGAGGATAGGAACTGATCTGTTGTTTATTGTCCACCAGTTTTCTGATCCCTCCTCCTCTCTCCTTTTGATCTTACTGACACGTGtatatttttcataaaaaaacccaataaaataaaaattagtaaacaAAGACTAAAAAGATAGTAGTAGCTCAAGAAGaatctggaaagaaaaaaaagagtagAACTCAACTCTCTCTTAGTCCAAATTACGGCGATTTTTCATCTAATCACAGAGAGTAATTATTATacttctgattttggttttgtctGTGAATTTCTGATTGTTTGTGAAGATTTTAGTTCATTTTTGAGCTGTTTAGAGGTTTGATTTTGTGTAAATCAAGAGATTAATCTTGATTTGAAGATGCAAATAGATCTATTTGAGCAAGGATAAGGAAGTAATCAAATGAAAGATTGGTCTGAATATCAGGTAAGATTTTTGTGAATTTCATTTTCTTACTTTACAATTAGATCTGATGAGTTTTAGGATAAGTTTAGATTCAATTTGTAGATTCTATTGATGTTCTGTAATTTAGCTAAGTTATTATGTTAATTTGCAGCTTGATGGTTTTGTATGGGATGAGTTTAAAGAGAGTGGTGACCATATAGTGCCTCATCCCGGTAATGAACAAATCAATCATGGTACTCCTGGAAAAGATTGTGGTAAGAAGCGGCTGAATTCTACTAGGAACATTTCAGATAGGGATTTAGAAAACAAGGATATGAGGTGTGCAACTGTAAATGAAGCAAGGGGTCAGATGCTGGAAAATCATTCTTGGTCTTGTCATACTGATTCTACCAAAGAAATGGCTAGTTTAAGTGATGGGAACTGTTTTAATGGTAACAATAATGATGCTATGCTGGGAAATAATGGTGCCGCTGCTTCAGTTAATGGAAGTCTGTCTCAATTCACACTTGATATTTCAGCAGCAAACACTGACATGGAACTTCTTGGTAATGACCATGAGGAGAAGGACAATGGTTTTCTTTCTTATTATGGATGGCCTGATATTGGCAATTTTGAGGATGTCGATAACATGTTCAGGTAGTTGATGGACACTTTTCGCAATTGAGGTTCTGGCGTCATATGATTTAAACATTTAAGATTCCTTTACAGATGCAATTGTCTTCGTTTTCAAATTCATGATGTTCTATAAGTTCTCTTGGTAGTGATGTTTTAAGTATTCTTATTGCAGAACCTGTGATTCTACGTTTGGTCAAGGAGACATAACTACTGCTGGTGATGATTTCTCATGGTTTCCACCATCCTCGAAGGCAATTGATGGCTCTGAAGATGCTCTCAAGTCAGGGTTCAAATCTCCCTGTTCAAATTTGAGCAAAGTGAAACCTGAGGAAGCGGAATTCAAATTCATGCCTGTTACCGCTACTCAAGTGGTGAATGAAACTGATAAAATCACCGTTCCCAATGATTACGCTATGGGTTTACAGCCCATGGATGATAGCGATTATGCTAATCTGGGTTTCTCATATTGTAACATGGTGGATACGAATGCTGAATCCTCTATGCCAATGGAACAGGTCATTTTCTTACTTCTTGCACTTTATATCAACATTTGATTGTGGCTCTATTAAATGTGGTCCAAAATCCTTCAGTTGTCATACTTGTTAATTTATATCATAACAGGTCAATTTTCAAGAAAAACAGGTACATAACCACAACCAAATCAAAGAGAAAAGAGTGGACAGTTCTTCGGAGCAATTAAGTAGCTGTTCTTTTCAAAGTTCATGCACAGCAGAACAATTTCCAAATGTAACACTTCCTCCTTTGTGCTCTATCCAATTAAACTTTTTTACCTCCAGCAATTGTTCGCAGCTTTAGTTTCCAATTTTTATCTAAGCAACACTTTGTAACTGAGGAGGCTGGTTGCGCTCTATTGTCCCTAAAAGCTTGTGACACTTTGAGTCTTTTACAGCAGGTAGAAAGGCCATCCAATCCTTCTCTAAACGCTTCGTGTATGATGCTGGAAGAAAAGAGTCACTCACACCAGCAAACACTACCCACTTCTGATGCTCATCTTGCAGTCACGAAGCAGCTGCAGAACATTCAAGATAGAGATCCAGATTCTTCATGTGTACTTGAAGGCTCTAGCAATAACTCCATGTCAACAGATGATAGCTCTCTAGAAGCCACTAGTTTCCGGCAGCTAAATTATGTCATGGAACAGGTATTGTGTTTTCCCTGGTTATTCTGATCACCACCTTCATCTTTTGAGTTCCACTAGTTTCCGGCA includes the following:
- the LOC113286845 gene encoding protein LNK1-like isoform X4, translated to MKDWSEYQLDGFVWDEFKESGDHIVPHPGNEQINHGTPGKDCGKKRLNSTRNISDRDLENKDMRCATVNEARGQMLENHSWSCHTDSTKEMASLSDGNCFNGNNNDAMLGNNGAAASVNGSLSQFTLDISAANTDMELLGNDHEEKDNGFLSYYGWPDIGNFEDVDNMFRTCDSTFGQGDITTAGDDFSWFPPSSKAIDGSEDALKSGFKSPCSNLSKVKPEEAEFKFMPVTATQVVNETDKITVPNDYAMGLQPMDDSDYANLGFSYCNMVDTNAESSMPMEQVHNHNQIKEKRVDSSSEQLSSCSFQSSCTAEQFPNVERPSNPSLNASCMMLEEKSHSHQQTLPTSDAHLAVTKQLQNIQDRDPDSSCVLEGSSNNSMSTDDSSLEATSFRQLNYVMEQLDIRTKLCIRDSLYRLARSAEQRNNFENSNNCFVDGSDRSDAQTTGDTNKSFMFMDIETDTNPIDRSIAHLLFHRPKDPAEGAKFTEFRSIGSTQPMVPGKLVSQEEVPRVMDTKLVYKNRF
- the LOC113286845 gene encoding protein LNK1-like isoform X1, translated to MKDWSEYQLDGFVWDEFKESGDHIVPHPGNEQINHGTPGKDCGKKRLNSTRNISDRDLENKDMRCATVNEARGQMLENHSWSCHTDSTKEMASLSDGNCFNGNNNDAMLGNNGAAASVNGSLSQFTLDISAANTDMELLGNDHEEKDNGFLSYYGWPDIGNFEDVDNMFRTCDSTFGQGDITTAGDDFSWFPPSSKAIDGSEDALKSGFKSPCSNLSKVKPEEAEFKFMPVTATQVVNETDKITVPNDYAMGLQPMDDSDYANLGFSYCNMVDTNAESSMPMEQVNFQEKQVHNHNQIKEKRVDSSSEQLSSCSFQSSCTAEQFPNQVERPSNPSLNASCMMLEEKSHSHQQTLPTSDAHLAVTKQLQNIQDRDPDSSCVLEGSSNNSMSTDDSSLEATSFRQLNYVMEQLDIRTKLCIRDSLYRLARSAEQRNNFENSNNCFVDGSDRSDAQTTGDTNKSFMFMDIETDTNPIDRSIAHLLFHRPKDPAEGAKFTEFRSIGSTQPMVPGKLVSQEEVPRVMDTKLVYKNRF
- the LOC113286845 gene encoding protein LNK1-like isoform X3 → MKDWSEYQLDGFVWDEFKESGDHIVPHPGNEQINHGTPGKDCGKKRLNSTRNISDRDLENKDMRCATVNEARGQMLENHSWSCHTDSTKEMASLSDGNCFNGNNNDAMLGNNGAAASVNGSLSQFTLDISAANTDMELLGNDHEEKDNGFLSYYGWPDIGNFEDVDNMFRTCDSTFGQGDITTAGDDFSWFPPSSKAIDGSEDALKSGFKSPCSNLSKVKPEEAEFKFMPVTATQVVNETDKITVPNDYAMGLQPMDDSDYANLGFSYCNMVDTNAESSMPMEQVHNHNQIKEKRVDSSSEQLSSCSFQSSCTAEQFPNQVERPSNPSLNASCMMLEEKSHSHQQTLPTSDAHLAVTKQLQNIQDRDPDSSCVLEGSSNNSMSTDDSSLEATSFRQLNYVMEQLDIRTKLCIRDSLYRLARSAEQRNNFENSNNCFVDGSDRSDAQTTGDTNKSFMFMDIETDTNPIDRSIAHLLFHRPKDPAEGAKFTEFRSIGSTQPMVPGKLVSQEEVPRVMDTKLVYKNRF
- the LOC113286845 gene encoding protein LNK1-like isoform X2, which gives rise to MKDWSEYQLDGFVWDEFKESGDHIVPHPGNEQINHGTPGKDCGKKRLNSTRNISDRDLENKDMRCATVNEARGQMLENHSWSCHTDSTKEMASLSDGNCFNGNNNDAMLGNNGAAASVNGSLSQFTLDISAANTDMELLGNDHEEKDNGFLSYYGWPDIGNFEDVDNMFRTCDSTFGQGDITTAGDDFSWFPPSSKAIDGSEDALKSGFKSPCSNLSKVKPEEAEFKFMPVTATQVVNETDKITVPNDYAMGLQPMDDSDYANLGFSYCNMVDTNAESSMPMEQVNFQEKQVHNHNQIKEKRVDSSSEQLSSCSFQSSCTAEQFPNVERPSNPSLNASCMMLEEKSHSHQQTLPTSDAHLAVTKQLQNIQDRDPDSSCVLEGSSNNSMSTDDSSLEATSFRQLNYVMEQLDIRTKLCIRDSLYRLARSAEQRNNFENSNNCFVDGSDRSDAQTTGDTNKSFMFMDIETDTNPIDRSIAHLLFHRPKDPAEGAKFTEFRSIGSTQPMVPGKLVSQEEVPRVMDTKLVYKNRF